The following is a genomic window from Rubidibacter lacunae KORDI 51-2.
GGAGTTGCAATGGGGAGTAATGCCTCTGGACGAGGTGACAGCATTGGGGAAAGTGCGCTAAGTTGCCGATTCGTACTCCCCAAAAAAATCTCCATGCCCTGGCAGGTCGATCTCTTCCGCCGCCCGTTAAGTGACGATCGCGGTGAGACGTTATGGGAACTACTAGTCTGCGATCCGTCCGACGGTAAGGTGCAGGACGCACGAGCTCCGCAGTCTCAGGTTGGAACGGCTTGGCTTGCCGCTCGGCTGCAGGCAATGGGACCGCTTCCCGAGCGCCTGCAAGTTTTTCGTCCGCAAGCGCTCGGACCGATCCGCGCGGCCGCGCAACAGCTCGGGCTGTCCGTCGAGCCGACGCGGCGCACGCACTTGCTCAAGCAAGCACTCCGCGATCGCTGTGCCAGCTATGCAAACGTCGAATTCGATCCGTTGGCGCTCGACCGACCGCCCCCACAACCTGTCCCCGAGACGCTGTGGGGCGATCGCTGGCAATTTGCCGCGCTGCCAGCTGGCGAGTTAAGTGCCACCCTGGCTACGCTGCCGATTCCCATCCGCAACCTCCCCGCAGATTTGCTGCCGCGGACTCTCGGCATTGCCGCCGCCGCCCGCATTCCCGGCATCGCGATCGCGGGCGGGCGACGGTCGCGCCAACTTGCCCGTTGGTTGGAGGAGGCGAAACCATTTGCTGTAGAGTACCTGCCGGCTGAGACCGCTGGCTCGGGTGGACTGATTCTCGAAGCCGGTTTGCACGATCGCTGGATCCTCTCCACATTTGAGGACGCTGAGGTGACGGCAGCGGCGCAAACTTACTGCGATCGCCGAGACGTCGTCCGGGGGCTGCATTTTCTGCTCGTTCAACCCGACGACACCGGGAAGACCTACAGCGGACTTTGGTTGCTGCAGGCACTCTAAACCTAGGGTGGGGAGCGGCTGTAGGCGATCGCGCGACCGCCTTGTGTAATCGAACTGGCGAGTGGAGCGTCGAGAGCTTGCAACGTTATGTCAAGATACTTTACATAGGGTTGTGTCGCGCTATCGGCGCGAACGGATGGCCGGTCGTGTCAAGGGCAGTTGCAGTTTGCATCGGGACGTAGCGTCATCAAGCGCTCGAATGCCATCAAATACTTGCTGCCTCGCTCGACGCGGCGGCAGTCCCTGCGCGATCGGCGCCGATCGCAGCGGCGAATCGCCGACCATTCGTAGCACTCAGTAAGAGAGCCATCATGAAGAAAGACATCACTCGCTATCGCAATATCGGCATCTTCGCCCACGTAGACGCGGGCAAGACGACCACTACCGAGCGGATCCTCAAGCTCACCGGCAAAATTCACAAGATCGGCGAGGTGCACGAAGGCGCGGCGACGACCGACTTTATGGAGCAGGAACAAGAGCGCGGAATTACGATTCAGTCCGCTGCTACGAGCTGCTTTTGGAGCGACCACCAGCTCAACATTATCGATACGCCCGGTCACGTTGATTTCACCATCGAGGTGTATCGGTCCTTGAAGGTTCTCGACGGCGGTATTGGGGTTTTCTGCGGCTCAGGCGGAGTCGAACCGCAGTCTGAAACCAACTGGCGCTACGCGAATGATTCCAAG
Proteins encoded in this region:
- a CDS encoding Tab2 family RNA-binding protein, translated to MPWQVDLFRRPLSDDRGETLWELLVCDPSDGKVQDARAPQSQVGTAWLAARLQAMGPLPERLQVFRPQALGPIRAAAQQLGLSVEPTRRTHLLKQALRDRCASYANVEFDPLALDRPPPQPVPETLWGDRWQFAALPAGELSATLATLPIPIRNLPADLLPRTLGIAAAARIPGIAIAGGRRSRQLARWLEEAKPFAVEYLPAETAGSGGLILEAGLHDRWILSTFEDAEVTAAAQTYCDRRDVVRGLHFLLVQPDDTGKTYSGLWLLQAL